AGTCCAATATAGTTTTATATTAGAAACTATATAGCATCCAGAAGTATATATTCTAATTATTCCTGCATTCGGAATTGTAAGTCAAGTAGTATCAACATTCTCATCAAAACCAATCTTTGGTTACCTAGGAATGGTATATGCTATGAGTACAATTGGAGTGCTAGGAATGCTAGTATGGTCACACCATATGTTCACTGTAGGTCTAGATGTAGATACACGTGCATACTTTACAGCAGCTACAATGATTATTGCTGTACCAACAGGTATTAAGATTTTCAGTTGGCTAGCTACAATGTACGGTGGATCTATCCGACTAACTGCACCTATGCTATTCTGTGTAGGATTCCTAATTCTATTTACAATTGGAGGTAGTACAGGAGTAACTCTATCAAATGCATCACTAGATATTGCATTCCACGATACATACTATGTAGTTGCTCACTTCCACTATCAACTATCAATGGGTGCTTCATTCGGAATCTTTGCTGGATTCTATTATTGGTTCCCAAAAATTGTTGGTAAAACATACAATGAAACTCTTGCAAAAATCCATTTCTGGACATTCTTTGTAGGAGTTAACCTAACATTCTTCCCACAACATTTCCTAGGTCTAGCAGGAATGCCTCGACGTATCCCTGATTATCCTGATGCATTTGCACCATACAATTACATTTCTTCTCTAGGAAGTGTAATCTCTGTAGCAGGTGTATTCATCTTTGCATACCTAGTATATGATGCACTAGTTTATGGAGAAGAAGCAGATAATAATCCATGGGCAGTGCCAGGATACTTCGAGTCAACACCAATCTATTGGCTAGAAGCTAATCCAGCTACATCACTAGAGTGGGCAGTAGAATCACCTACACCATTCCACGCATTCCATGTAGTACCAAAACAATCTTAAGGTAGTATTACTTTTAATAAATGAAGTATCTAAAAGAATGATAGAACTTTATTTGTGAAATTAATACATAGCATGTAATGTGATGTAGATAATATTTCTATTATCTTTCCCTTCTTTGTTATTATTGAATAATATCACAATAGTCTGTAAGTTTATAATTAACTATGAAGAAAGAAAATAAAAATGAATATTTTCTAAGAAAATGCCACAACTAGTACCTTTTTATTTCCTAAATCAACTATCATTCGTACTATTTGGTCTATTTGTGCTAATTTTCCTATTTAGCCGATATATTCTACCTGCATTTGTAGAACTAAATGTAGTACGACTATATATTACAAAACTGAACTTAATAGTATGTAAATATGTACATATTGTAATTATTAATAATAAATATATTTTAATAATAATTCCCTTAGTACATATTGTACATTAGTATATAAGTAATATGTATATATTACTTAATGTTCTATTCTAGTCAATCTTATTATAACTTATTATTATTTCTATATAATTTATCATGAAAAATACAACTATTTGTCAATTTTATAGTACAACAAATTGTTTTAAAAATAAACAAGTACTAAAAAAAGATGAAACACTAACAAATATTCTAAATGATTTTTCTAACGATATTCTTATT
This sequence is a window from Malassezia restricta mitochondrion, complete genome. Protein-coding genes within it:
- the cox1 gene encoding cytochrome c oxidase subunit 1 — encoded protein: MTRWLYSTNAKDIGTLYLIFAVFSGLLGTGFSILIRAELAAPGVQVLGGNHQLFNVIITAHAFLMVFFLVMPALMGGFGNYFTPVMVGAVDMAFPRLNNISFWLLVPSLILLLASAFVEQGAGSGWTVYPPLAGLQSHSGGSIDLAIFSLHLSGISSMLGAMNFMVTILNMRASGMTMYKMPLFVWSVFVTSILLITTLPVLAGAITMLLTDRNFNTSFYDPAGGGDPVLYQHLFHPEVYILIIPAFGIVSQVVSTFSSKPIFGYLGMVYAMSTIGVLGMLVWSHHMFTVGLDVDTRAYFTAATMIIAVPTGIKIFSWLATMYGGSIRLTAPMLFCVGFLILFTIGGSTGVTLSNASLDIAFHDTYYVVAHFHYQLSMGASFGIFAGFYYWFPKIVGKTYNETLAKIHFWTFFVGVNLTFFPQHFLGLAGMPRRIPDYPDAFAPYNYISSLGSVISVAGVFIFAYLVYDALVYGEEADNNPWAVPGYFESTPIYWLEANPATSLEWAVESPTPFHAFHVVPKQS
- the atp8 gene encoding ATP synthase subunit 8; this encodes MPQLVPFYFLNQLSFVLFGLFVLIFLFSRYILPAFVELNVVRLYITKLNLIVCKYVHIVIINNKYILIIIPLVHIVH